Proteins encoded within one genomic window of Bacteroides sedimenti:
- a CDS encoding lipocalin-like domain-containing protein encodes MKRNIIFVAAILSVLLFSGSASAQSLGDILNSKNVNEAVNKVSGAVVTKPQSIVGVWKYKGSACAFESDNMVTQMGSKVVTDKIEEKIDGYFTQAGFKPGASNFIFTADGKFVNTVGSQRFNGSYTYNKANGALVLNYQQLTVSINGSVRVSNGATALLFDANKMMKLIAAMSKETSAEETVKSISTMLNECKGVKVGFKIGK; translated from the coding sequence ATGAAGCGTAATATTATTTTCGTAGCAGCCATTCTGAGCGTGCTACTTTTTTCGGGTTCTGCAAGTGCCCAATCATTAGGTGATATTTTAAATAGCAAAAACGTTAACGAAGCTGTAAACAAAGTAAGCGGCGCCGTGGTAACAAAGCCTCAAAGCATTGTCGGTGTGTGGAAATACAAAGGTTCCGCCTGCGCTTTCGAAAGTGACAACATGGTAACGCAAATGGGGTCAAAGGTAGTTACCGACAAGATTGAAGAGAAAATTGATGGCTACTTTACACAAGCCGGATTCAAACCGGGAGCTAGCAACTTCATCTTCACCGCTGATGGAAAGTTTGTAAACACCGTTGGCAGCCAGAGATTCAACGGAAGCTATACATACAATAAGGCCAACGGGGCACTGGTACTGAACTATCAGCAACTCACTGTTAGCATCAACGGGAGTGTTAGAGTTTCAAACGGCGCCACTGCTCTACTTTTCGACGCGAATAAAATGATGAAGCTAATCGCTGCCATGAGCAAAGAAACAAGTGCTGAGGAGACTGTAAAATCAATCTCTACTATGCTCAACGAGTGTAAAGGAGTGAAAGTTGGATTTAAAATTGGAAAATAG
- a CDS encoding TonB-dependent receptor, translating to MKKYILWVSCFIYALLPCMGMEQTGKPTDASIFGHITDIKTKEHLAYISVSIKGTKIGTTSDASGHFLLENLPEGDWILEFKSVGYKTSILNVSVVKKKTIELDIELTPDLISLDEVVVSSNRNETAKRLAPSLINILNTELFEDTHSSCLAQGLDFHSGVRVENTCHTCGSDQVRINGLEGSYSQILIDSRPIFSSLAGLYGLEQIPQNMIERVEIVKGGGSTLFGSSAIAGTINVITKEPTRSSGEFSHDITSIGGTNSFDNNTSLNASLVTDDRKAGLIIFGQSRYRDGYSRNNDGYTNFPKMNIKTLGVKSYFKTSDNSKLSFEYHNITDYRRGGNMLSRPPHYADVAEEACHSINGGGLNFDLSTLDHKHKINLYTSMQSISRKSYSGTDQNPGGYGNTNERTYVTGGQYTYDWEKCVFLPAQFTAGAEYIYDKLHDEILGYNRNIKQTVYSESAFLQNEWKNQTFGILVGGRVDKHNMVGHPIFSPRITLRYNPDLNVNLRFSYSTGFRAPQLYDDDLHVSAVGGEIATVHSATGLKPEKSESFSTSVDFYNTIGEVPVNIRFEGFYTNLKNVFVLNDIGKDSEGNILKERSNGSGAKVMGVTAEGKVAFSTILKFEAGATLQSSRYNETENWSATEDLSTRKMLRTPDLYGYFTSRFTPVKRFETAISGTYTGSMLVPHAAGYIEKDINIATPGFFNMNVKVSYTFPVYHQIALQINAGVQNLFDAYQSDPDKGKFRDSDYIYGPALPRSYFVGAKINF from the coding sequence ATGAAAAAATATATCTTATGGGTTTCCTGCTTTATCTATGCCCTGCTTCCATGCATGGGTATGGAGCAAACAGGAAAACCAACCGACGCAAGCATTTTCGGGCATATTACCGATATAAAGACGAAAGAACATCTTGCATACATAAGCGTATCAATCAAAGGAACAAAAATAGGTACAACATCCGATGCTTCCGGACATTTCCTATTGGAAAATCTTCCGGAAGGAGATTGGATTCTCGAATTTAAATCTGTGGGCTACAAGACTTCTATCTTGAATGTTTCTGTGGTAAAAAAGAAGACCATCGAACTGGATATCGAACTTACTCCGGATCTGATTTCACTTGATGAAGTTGTTGTGAGCAGCAACAGAAATGAAACAGCAAAGCGACTGGCTCCTTCATTAATTAACATCCTAAATACAGAGTTATTCGAGGATACTCATTCATCCTGTCTGGCACAAGGACTCGATTTTCATTCGGGGGTACGCGTTGAAAACACCTGCCACACCTGCGGATCAGATCAAGTAAGAATTAATGGTTTGGAAGGCTCATACAGTCAAATATTGATTGATTCACGACCAATTTTCAGTTCATTGGCTGGCTTATACGGATTGGAACAAATTCCACAAAATATGATTGAACGAGTAGAAATTGTTAAAGGTGGCGGCTCAACTTTATTCGGTTCGTCAGCAATTGCCGGAACCATAAACGTTATTACAAAAGAGCCCACCAGAAGTTCAGGAGAGTTTTCCCATGATATTACTTCCATTGGTGGAACAAACTCATTCGACAATAATACCAGCCTCAATGCTTCCCTTGTTACTGACGACCGAAAAGCCGGTCTGATTATCTTCGGACAGAGTAGATATCGGGACGGATATTCCCGAAACAACGACGGGTACACTAATTTTCCGAAAATGAACATCAAAACCCTGGGGGTAAAATCTTATTTCAAAACTTCCGATAACTCGAAACTGTCATTCGAATATCATAATATAACCGATTACAGACGGGGCGGCAATATGCTTAGTCGTCCGCCACACTATGCAGATGTAGCAGAGGAAGCATGTCATTCCATCAATGGTGGGGGACTAAATTTCGACTTGTCAACTCTTGATCACAAGCACAAAATTAACTTGTACACCTCTATGCAGAGCATTTCAAGAAAGAGCTATTCGGGAACAGATCAAAACCCAGGAGGATATGGCAATACCAACGAGCGAACCTATGTAACAGGTGGACAGTATACCTACGATTGGGAAAAATGCGTCTTCTTGCCGGCCCAGTTCACTGCAGGTGCGGAATATATCTATGATAAACTGCACGACGAAATCTTGGGTTACAATCGTAATATTAAACAAACGGTTTATAGCGAAAGTGCATTTCTGCAAAATGAATGGAAAAATCAAACCTTTGGGATCCTTGTAGGAGGTCGAGTTGACAAACACAATATGGTAGGCCATCCAATCTTTAGCCCTCGCATCACCTTGAGATATAATCCAGATCTGAATGTGAATCTGCGTTTTAGTTACTCTACAGGATTCAGGGCTCCGCAGCTATACGATGACGACCTTCATGTTTCAGCGGTTGGTGGAGAGATAGCCACTGTACATTCGGCAACCGGCCTGAAACCCGAGAAATCAGAAAGCTTTAGCACTTCTGTCGATTTTTACAATACCATTGGAGAAGTGCCGGTAAATATCCGTTTCGAAGGATTCTATACCAACCTGAAAAATGTATTTGTGCTCAATGATATAGGAAAAGACAGCGAGGGAAATATCCTGAAAGAACGTTCAAACGGATCAGGAGCAAAAGTAATGGGAGTTACAGCTGAAGGGAAAGTAGCTTTCTCAACTATACTTAAATTCGAAGCCGGAGCAACATTACAAAGCAGCAGGTATAATGAAACTGAAAACTGGAGTGCAACTGAAGACCTCTCAACAAGAAAAATGCTTCGAACACCTGATTTATATGGCTACTTTACCTCCCGATTCACTCCCGTGAAAAGATTCGAGACTGCCATTTCGGGAACATATACCGGCAGTATGCTGGTTCCTCATGCAGCCGGCTATATTGAAAAGGATATTAATATAGCAACTCCCGGATTCTTCAACATGAATGTAAAGGTGAGTTATACATTCCCCGTCTATCATCAAATTGCACTTCAGATAAATGCTGGGGTTCAGAATCTGTTCGATGCCTATCAATCCGACCCGGACAAGGGAAAATTCCGTGATTCAGATTACATCTATGGTCCTGCCCTGCCGAGAAGCTATTTTGTCGGAGCCAAGATTAATTTTTAG
- the yihA gene encoding ribosome biogenesis GTP-binding protein YihA/YsxC has protein sequence MEISNAEFVISNTDVTKCPKSTLPEYAFIGRSNVGKSSLINMLTQRKGLAMTSSTPGKTMLINHFIVNNEWYLVDLPGYGFARRGKAGMESLRTLIEDYILEREQMTNLFVLIDSRLEPQKIDLEFMEWLGENGVPFSIIFTKSDKLTSGKLKDNINRYLKKLRDQWEELPPYFVSSAENRLGRKEILDYIESINNGLKQQ, from the coding sequence ATGGAAATCTCAAACGCAGAGTTCGTAATAAGCAATACAGACGTAACCAAATGCCCCAAGAGCACATTGCCCGAATATGCATTCATCGGTCGCTCTAATGTAGGAAAATCAAGTCTGATAAATATGCTTACCCAACGTAAAGGATTGGCTATGACCTCCTCTACACCAGGAAAAACCATGTTGATTAATCATTTTATCGTAAACAATGAATGGTACCTTGTTGACCTTCCGGGATATGGATTCGCACGCCGCGGAAAAGCCGGAATGGAAAGCCTGCGCACCCTGATTGAGGATTATATCCTGGAACGGGAGCAGATGACCAATCTTTTCGTTCTGATAGACAGCCGTCTGGAACCACAGAAAATCGACTTGGAATTTATGGAATGGCTGGGCGAAAACGGAGTCCCATTTTCCATCATCTTTACCAAATCCGATAAGCTGACTTCTGGTAAGTTAAAAGATAACATCAACCGTTACCTGAAAAAACTTCGTGATCAATGGGAGGAGCTTCCACCTTATTTTGTTTCATCTGCCGAAAATAGGTTGGGACGAAAAGAGATTCTGGATTATATTGAGAGTATAAATAATGGTCTTAAACAACAATAA